The nucleotide sequence CAGACCAAAGATTACATTAAGCGCAACAAGTTCGTAACCTTGTTCGGGGGGGAGCATTCCATTTCGATAGGTACGATCCGCGCCTTTAACGAATGTTTCGATAATCTGACCGTTTTGCAGATCGATGCCCATGCCGACCTACGCGAGTCGTACGAGGGTACAAAATACAACCATGCCTGTGCGGTTCACGAAGCCAGTCAGACCACAAATCTGATCCAAGTAGGGATTCGTTCCATGGATGCTATAGAAAAATCGTTTATGGACGAAGAAAAGACCTTCTTTGCCCACGATATGGTACATGATGAGTATTGGACGGACAAGGTAATCGAAGCCATGACCGACAACGTCTTGATTACCTTTGATCTTGATGCCTTTGATCCTTCGATCATGCCTTCAACGGGAACTCCCGAGCCAGGGGGACTCTTTTGGTACGAGACCTTAGAGTTTTTAAAACAGGTATTCAAGGAGAAAAACGTAGTGGGCTTTGATATTGTGGAGCTCTGTCCCAATCCCGCGGATAAATCTTCAGATTTTCTTGC is from Zobellia galactanivorans and encodes:
- the speB gene encoding agmatinase — protein: MSTTKNYAGIPDKFAQLETAKVVLIPVPYDGTSTWGKGADKGPQAFLEASENMELYDIETDSEVYEQGIHLAEAITENSSPEAVVNAVHKQTKDYIKRNKFVTLFGGEHSISIGTIRAFNECFDNLTVLQIDAHADLRESYEGTKYNHACAVHEASQTTNLIQVGIRSMDAIEKSFMDEEKTFFAHDMVHDEYWTDKVIEAMTDNVLITFDLDAFDPSIMPSTGTPEPGGLFWYETLEFLKQVFKEKNVVGFDIVELCPNPADKSSDFLAAKLYYKMLSYKFMGEASDDEYDNTYDVDYKSGTNGLKFDDDED